The Hymenobacter baengnokdamensis genome includes a region encoding these proteins:
- a CDS encoding aspartate-semialdehyde dehydrogenase — translation MKIAVVGATGLVGTEMLKVLAERRFPVTELLPVASAKSVGQLVHFQGKDYPVVSMEAAIAARPAIAIFSAGGSVSLEFAPRFAEVGTVVVDNSSAWRMDPTKKLVVPEVNAAVLTQEDKIIANPNCSTIQLVVALNDLHKKYKVERIVVSTYQSVTGTGKKAVDQLLQERAGETVTSPAYPHAIDLNVLPHIDVFQPNGYTKEELKMVNETKKIMGDDSIRVTATCVRVPVMGGHSESVNIEFAQDFDLAEVRDILGRTAGVEVVDDPAQNVYPMPKDSHGRDAVLVGRLRRDETQPNTLNMWVVADNLRKGAATNAVQIAEYLVAKGLV, via the coding sequence ATGAAGATTGCTGTCGTGGGTGCCACCGGCCTGGTGGGCACCGAAATGCTGAAAGTGCTGGCCGAGCGCCGCTTTCCCGTAACCGAGCTGCTGCCGGTAGCTTCGGCCAAATCGGTGGGCCAGCTGGTTCATTTTCAAGGCAAAGACTACCCGGTGGTGAGCATGGAAGCGGCCATCGCGGCCCGGCCAGCCATTGCCATCTTCTCGGCCGGCGGCAGCGTGTCGCTGGAGTTTGCGCCCCGGTTTGCGGAGGTAGGTACCGTGGTGGTCGATAACTCTTCGGCCTGGCGCATGGACCCCACCAAGAAGCTCGTAGTGCCCGAAGTAAACGCGGCGGTGCTTACCCAGGAAGATAAAATTATTGCCAATCCCAACTGCTCAACTATTCAATTGGTAGTGGCGCTCAACGACTTGCACAAAAAATATAAGGTCGAGCGCATCGTCGTCAGCACCTATCAGAGTGTAACCGGCACCGGCAAAAAAGCCGTTGACCAGCTCCTGCAGGAGCGGGCGGGCGAGACCGTGACCAGCCCCGCCTACCCGCACGCCATCGACCTGAACGTGCTGCCCCATATCGACGTGTTTCAGCCCAACGGCTACACCAAAGAGGAGCTGAAAATGGTGAATGAGACGAAGAAAATCATGGGCGACGATAGTATCCGCGTCACCGCCACCTGCGTGCGCGTGCCCGTGATGGGCGGCCACTCCGAGTCGGTGAATATAGAGTTTGCGCAGGATTTCGACCTCGCCGAAGTGCGCGATATCCTGGGTCGCACTGCGGGCGTGGAGGTGGTAGACGACCCCGCGCAAAACGTGTACCCCATGCCCAAAGACAGCCACGGCCGCGACGCCGTGCTGGTGGGCCGCCTGCGCCGCGACGAAACCCAGCCCAACACTCTCAATATGTGGGTGGTAGCTGACAACCTCCGCAAAGGGGCCGCCACCAACGCCGTGCAGATTGCCGAGTACCTGGTGGCCAAAGGGCTGGTGTAG
- a CDS encoding IPT/TIG domain-containing protein: protein MVPLYNYAQLAARSLSTFRTRFVLGASLWLLAWAGALPGAAIARVEASVPTVLPALAAAAHPARLTASAGPLTLVGSSTTATTSPVSSNSPTSVAVVGNYAYVLNSKGGTNGGAILAFDISTPAAPALASVTALPDNTYPHYLAAAGNLVTVLNLNEQYGRNGVQVSTLATYDATTPTTALPQLSSINIPGNNVAGLGMTGTTAYTLSDNFGGGAGTVAVVDLSAPASPVLRQNSSTGHYTPTAFAVNGSVALAASSSYAPVNVMTLTPTTAPKRGEVLVGTDIYPNSNRAVAVGSTLGAVLNFNTPSAPLLQVLNISSPTPVLKGSLTLDASAGVLTMVDDHFGYVLNQGSVNTLQVLDFSNPNAPFSVGSISTSATPAGLTVVGSYAYVTCNDNTLRIFKLALAPALTAISPGAELPGATITLTGTNFAATSSVSFGGVAATNVVFNSSTSLTVTVPGSLAAGSSSVVVGTSSGVSASAPAFTVLNVYTPSLLATCASVVPATASTNDGQWHYLLTASGEVVLAYSYTGASLGNLAVDMLAADPAAPVRQDAKGRKYLDRNFHLTASGGRFDGRTVALRFFGLNSEFARLQAADPTVTLASLHATQYSGPNEDCDLSNNSATGEFRALSAPASIPSGAPWFVANVTVADHFSEFYLTGSSSPLPVELVSFTATIQRAATVQLSWTTATELNNDYFVVERSRDGQLFSQIGQVAGAGSSALPHTYALTDAALPAGSPVVYYRLRQVDIGGRVAYSPVRAVEPGFWPGGLQVSPNPAAAQLTVTGIAAQAAVEVYNVTGQLVQRASADASGTGQVSLPAGLPAGVYLVRSGTQAQRIVVE, encoded by the coding sequence ATGGTGCCTCTTTACAATTACGCCCAACTGGCAGCCCGGAGCCTGTCTACTTTTAGAACCCGCTTCGTCCTGGGTGCCAGCCTGTGGCTGCTTGCCTGGGCTGGCGCACTTCCCGGCGCGGCTATCGCAAGGGTGGAGGCCAGCGTGCCCACCGTCCTCCCTGCCCTTGCGGCAGCCGCGCACCCGGCCCGCCTGACCGCCAGTGCCGGGCCGCTGACACTGGTAGGGAGTAGTACGACTGCTACTACCAGCCCGGTGAGCAGCAATAGCCCGACCAGTGTGGCGGTTGTCGGTAATTATGCTTATGTGCTTAACAGTAAGGGTGGTACTAATGGGGGTGCCATCCTGGCTTTCGATATCAGTACTCCGGCCGCACCGGCGCTGGCATCCGTTACGGCTTTACCAGATAACACCTACCCACACTACCTGGCGGCGGCCGGCAACCTGGTTACGGTATTAAACCTGAACGAGCAGTACGGACGCAATGGCGTGCAGGTATCGACTTTGGCAACGTATGATGCCACTACACCAACTACCGCGCTGCCGCAGCTAAGCAGCATTAACATTCCGGGTAATAATGTGGCGGGGTTGGGGATGACGGGTACTACGGCCTACACCCTGAGCGATAACTTCGGCGGTGGCGCCGGGACGGTAGCCGTGGTAGACCTGAGCGCCCCGGCCAGCCCCGTGCTCAGGCAAAATTCGAGTACCGGACACTACACCCCCACTGCCTTTGCCGTGAATGGGAGTGTCGCCCTCGCAGCCAGCAGCAGCTACGCGCCGGTAAACGTGATGACCCTGACGCCAACCACGGCCCCCAAGCGTGGGGAAGTATTGGTTGGCACAGATATTTATCCGAACAGCAACCGGGCGGTTGCCGTGGGCAGCACGCTGGGCGCAGTGCTGAACTTCAATACGCCATCGGCTCCCCTGCTCCAGGTACTCAATATCAGTAGCCCGACGCCCGTGCTGAAAGGAAGCCTGACGCTGGATGCCTCGGCCGGGGTGCTGACGATGGTAGACGACCACTTCGGCTACGTTCTCAACCAAGGTTCGGTCAACACGCTTCAGGTGCTGGATTTCAGCAATCCCAACGCGCCGTTTTCGGTGGGTAGCATCAGCACGAGCGCCACGCCGGCGGGCCTTACTGTCGTCGGCAGCTATGCTTACGTGACGTGTAACGACAATACCCTGCGCATCTTTAAGCTGGCGCTGGCCCCGGCCCTTACCGCCATCAGCCCCGGCGCCGAGCTGCCGGGCGCTACCATAACGCTCACCGGCACCAACTTCGCGGCTACTAGCAGCGTGTCGTTTGGGGGGGTGGCGGCCACCAACGTGGTCTTCAACTCCAGCACTTCGCTCACGGTAACCGTGCCGGGTAGTCTGGCCGCGGGTAGCAGCAGCGTAGTCGTTGGGACAAGTAGCGGCGTAAGCGCGAGTGCGCCGGCTTTTACGGTGCTGAATGTGTATACCCCCAGCTTGCTGGCTACCTGCGCATCGGTAGTACCCGCCACGGCCAGTACCAACGATGGGCAGTGGCATTATCTGCTTACCGCTTCGGGGGAGGTAGTGCTGGCCTACAGCTATACCGGCGCTTCGCTCGGCAACCTGGCCGTCGATATGCTGGCTGCTGACCCAGCCGCGCCCGTACGCCAGGATGCCAAGGGCCGCAAGTATCTGGACCGCAACTTTCACCTCACGGCCAGTGGCGGGCGCTTCGATGGCCGCACGGTAGCGCTGCGATTCTTCGGGCTGAACAGTGAGTTTGCCCGTTTGCAGGCTGCCGACCCCACCGTAACGCTGGCGAGCCTTCATGCCACCCAATACAGCGGCCCCAATGAAGATTGTGACCTGAGCAATAATAGCGCCACGGGTGAGTTCCGGGCCCTGTCCGCTCCGGCGAGCATCCCCAGCGGAGCCCCCTGGTTTGTGGCCAACGTAACAGTAGCCGACCATTTTTCCGAGTTTTACCTGACTGGCAGCAGCTCCCCGCTTCCTGTGGAGCTGGTCAGCTTTACGGCTACCATCCAACGTGCTGCCACCGTGCAGCTAAGCTGGACAACGGCTACCGAGCTGAACAATGACTATTTTGTGGTGGAACGCAGCCGCGACGGCCAGCTATTCAGCCAGATTGGGCAGGTAGCTGGTGCCGGCAGCAGTGCCTTGCCCCATACCTACGCCCTGACCGATGCCGCCTTGCCTGCCGGTAGCCCCGTGGTCTATTATCGGCTGCGGCAGGTAGATATCGGGGGGCGCGTGGCTTATTCACCGGTGCGGGCCGTCGAGCCAGGCTTCTGGCCGGGCGGGCTGCAAGTATCACCAAACCCCGCAGCCGCGCAGCTTACCGTTACCGGCATCGCAGCGCAGGCCGCAGTTGAGGTCTATAACGTGACGGGCCAGCTCGTGCAGCGCGCATCGGCCGATGCCAGCGGCACCGGCCAGGTGTCGCTGCCGGCCGGCTTGCCGGCCGGCGTGTACCTGGTGCGCAGCGGCACGCAGGCTCAGCGAATAGTGGTAGAGTAA
- a CDS encoding four-helix bundle copper-binding protein produces MKNAPADYRSLLDALARCVAACEYCADACLGEDNIQVMVPCIRTDRDCADICRLTAAFIARNSPHAPHIIKECIELCQKCHDECAKHQHSHCQQCAQACQECLEACRAYAA; encoded by the coding sequence ATGAAAAACGCTCCTGCCGATTACCGCTCCCTGCTCGATGCCCTGGCCCGCTGCGTAGCTGCCTGCGAATACTGTGCCGATGCCTGCCTGGGCGAAGATAACATTCAGGTGATGGTGCCTTGCATCCGTACCGACCGCGACTGCGCCGATATCTGCCGGCTCACGGCCGCTTTTATCGCCCGCAATTCGCCCCACGCCCCGCACATTATCAAGGAGTGCATCGAGCTTTGCCAGAAGTGCCACGATGAGTGCGCCAAGCACCAGCACAGCCACTGCCAGCAGTGCGCCCAGGCCTGCCAGGAGTGCCTGGAAGCTTGCCGCGCCTACGCAGCCTAG
- a CDS encoding helix-turn-helix domain-containing protein translates to MKTTLLHIKNMVCPRCVEAVQSLLVKAGYEPTDVTLGRAQLAPSTPVDPRVVAPLLREAGFDVLLDRAEQLTEQIKAVLQEYLEHLRTAPAPLTTSAFLADRFATTYSHLSKVFSRTANLTIEKYLIRMKIERVKELLSYGEMTLVQIADQLRYSSGQHLSNQFRQVTGRSVSEFRRMLQPERLSMDALG, encoded by the coding sequence GTGAAAACCACCCTGCTGCACATCAAAAACATGGTTTGCCCGCGTTGCGTTGAGGCGGTTCAGAGTCTGCTGGTTAAGGCCGGCTACGAGCCCACCGATGTCACGCTTGGCCGCGCCCAGCTAGCGCCCAGCACCCCCGTCGACCCCCGCGTGGTAGCCCCGCTGCTGCGCGAAGCGGGCTTCGACGTGCTGCTCGACCGGGCCGAGCAGCTGACCGAGCAAATCAAAGCTGTGTTGCAGGAGTACCTGGAGCACCTGCGCACCGCGCCGGCGCCCCTCACCACGTCAGCCTTTCTGGCCGACCGCTTTGCTACCACCTACTCGCATCTGAGCAAGGTATTCTCGCGCACGGCCAACCTGACTATCGAGAAGTACCTCATTCGCATGAAGATAGAGCGCGTGAAGGAGCTGCTCAGCTACGGCGAAATGACGCTGGTGCAGATTGCCGACCAGCTGCGCTACAGCTCGGGCCAGCACCTGAGCAACCAGTTCCGGCAGGTGACCGGCCGCTCGGTAAGCGAGTTCCGCCGCATGCTCCAGCCCGAGCGCCTGTCGATGGATGCGCTAGGGTAG
- a CDS encoding YncE family protein, producing the protein MKKSLLVLLLGGLALAGCDPKSNPTPAVPATTGVYILSEGQFQKGDGAVSAFDKSTKTLAVDAFASANGGAKLGDVVQDMGIVGQRGYICVNASNKVEVVSLPDFKSVATLRNIRQPRYFAATSATRGYVSSWRGPYTGYLPGKVMVLDLTSNTVIDSITVGRCPERLLALNGLLYVPNSYDNTVSVIDATTNKVTSTVTLTAGPKTVVADQAGNLWALCSQPYGASSTPPAALVRFAPGSTTAQLTLPFASSGPAQLRISPDKTQLYYSYNGAEYQLSTTATALPATPFIRRNFNGFGIDPRDNTIFGAISTGYTTNGRFLRYPAAGGAPIDSFEVKVGPNGFVFN; encoded by the coding sequence ATGAAAAAATCTTTGCTCGTGCTTTTGCTTGGTGGCCTTGCGCTGGCGGGCTGCGACCCCAAAAGCAACCCCACCCCCGCCGTGCCGGCTACTACCGGCGTGTATATTCTTAGTGAAGGCCAGTTCCAGAAAGGCGACGGAGCAGTCAGTGCGTTCGACAAATCGACCAAAACCCTGGCCGTCGATGCTTTCGCCAGTGCCAACGGCGGGGCCAAGCTTGGCGACGTGGTGCAGGATATGGGTATCGTGGGCCAGCGCGGCTACATCTGCGTGAATGCCTCCAACAAAGTAGAGGTCGTGAGCCTGCCCGATTTTAAGTCCGTAGCCACGCTGCGCAATATTCGGCAGCCACGATATTTCGCCGCTACTTCGGCCACGCGGGGCTACGTTAGCTCGTGGCGCGGCCCCTACACCGGCTACCTGCCCGGCAAGGTGATGGTGCTCGACCTGACCAGCAACACGGTTATCGACAGCATTACGGTGGGCCGCTGCCCCGAGCGGCTGCTTGCCCTCAACGGCCTGCTCTATGTGCCTAACAGCTACGACAATACCGTATCGGTTATCGACGCAACAACCAACAAAGTAACCTCAACTGTGACCCTCACAGCCGGACCGAAAACGGTGGTAGCCGACCAGGCCGGCAACCTCTGGGCCCTGTGCTCGCAGCCCTACGGGGCCAGCAGTACGCCACCGGCCGCGCTGGTGCGCTTCGCACCGGGCAGCACCACGGCGCAGCTAACGCTGCCCTTTGCCAGCAGCGGCCCGGCCCAGCTGCGCATCAGCCCCGACAAAACCCAGCTCTACTACAGCTACAACGGAGCTGAGTACCAGCTAAGCACCACCGCCACAGCCTTGCCCGCCACGCCCTTCATCCGGCGTAATTTCAACGGCTTTGGCATCGACCCCCGCGATAACACTATTTTCGGCGCTATCTCAACGGGCTATACCACCAACGGCCGCTTTCTGCGCTACCCGGCCGCCGGCGGCGCACCCATCGACTCGTTTGAGGTGAAGGTGGGTCCCAACGGCTTCGTATTTAATTAA
- a CDS encoding TonB-dependent receptor, translated as MLIFNFLSASSPGGRCRWQACALVALAANASTAYCQTAPRADTLTTRRHRLPEAQVRGVRPERFAVGSRRLEVDSAVLAQYRGGTAADVLGAREGLYIKNYGPGQLAAISLRGTSAQHTAVLWNGLNITLPTLGQNDLALLPVSGTTQLAVQAGPAAALYGSGAVGGAILLRTDPDWRPGLRGSVQADAGSFGLHGGSLEARTASAGVAVRVAASYRHADNNYPYLLREPAGLVRYTMQNAALRHQWSFSPDLAWRVGAAGELTATVWLTDTDREIQQGTGVAGSNARELDQSHRLVLGYRRATTGGGQWSVRGAWFEDIINYSDQGAVSNSRVRTTQSQAEYTAPLGPRASLRLGLEAQHFAAVADGYGPEPITENRAAAFALLRYDPRPALRLSANLRQAALPAGLAPLAPTVGAEWDLYQAAATDSLAATRPGLTLKASASRTYRAPTLNERYWQPGGNPDLRPESGMGYELGLRHRARLAPALALETELTAFHQLVDNWVQWLPLGPGGTYSPRNLRQVRSQGLEASTALRLRRGRYRAAGRLAYSFTQTQKTQDVAADTDPTGIQLAYVPLHRATLTTDHQWRGWLASAAYTFTSYVYTDASGDGFLPAVGLLSATLGRSMALPGRTSLTLLLQGTNLLNHSYESYPARPAPPRACTVSLRLNYH; from the coding sequence GTGTTAATTTTTAACTTTCTTTCTGCCAGTAGCCCTGGTGGGCGGTGCCGGTGGCAGGCGTGCGCGCTGGTAGCGCTGGCGGCCAACGCCAGCACCGCTTACTGCCAGACCGCCCCGCGGGCCGACACCCTTACCACGCGGCGGCACCGGCTGCCCGAGGCGCAGGTACGCGGCGTGCGGCCCGAGCGCTTTGCCGTGGGCAGCCGGCGCCTGGAGGTTGATTCGGCGGTGCTGGCGCAGTACAGGGGCGGCACAGCGGCCGACGTGCTGGGCGCACGCGAAGGGCTGTATATCAAGAATTACGGGCCGGGGCAGCTGGCAGCCATCTCGCTGCGCGGCACATCGGCCCAGCACACGGCCGTGCTCTGGAATGGCTTGAATATTACGCTGCCCACGCTGGGGCAAAACGATTTGGCGCTGCTGCCCGTCAGCGGCACTACCCAGCTGGCGGTGCAGGCCGGCCCGGCGGCAGCGCTCTACGGCAGCGGCGCGGTGGGCGGGGCCATCCTGCTGCGCACTGACCCCGACTGGCGGCCCGGCCTGCGGGGCAGCGTGCAGGCCGATGCGGGCAGCTTTGGCCTGCATGGCGGTAGCCTGGAAGCCCGCACGGCCAGCGCAGGGGTGGCGGTGCGCGTAGCGGCCAGCTACCGCCACGCCGATAATAACTACCCCTACCTGCTGCGCGAGCCCGCCGGACTGGTGCGCTACACCATGCAAAACGCGGCCCTGCGGCACCAATGGAGCTTCAGCCCCGACCTGGCCTGGCGCGTGGGCGCAGCCGGCGAGCTGACCGCGACCGTGTGGCTGACCGATACCGACCGCGAGATTCAGCAGGGCACCGGAGTAGCGGGCTCTAATGCCCGTGAGCTCGACCAAAGCCACCGCCTGGTGCTGGGCTACCGGCGGGCTACCACGGGTGGTGGCCAGTGGAGCGTGCGCGGCGCATGGTTTGAGGATATTATCAATTACTCCGACCAGGGGGCGGTCAGCAACTCGCGGGTGCGCACCACCCAAAGCCAGGCGGAGTACACGGCCCCGCTGGGCCCGCGGGCCAGCCTGCGCCTGGGCCTGGAGGCGCAGCACTTTGCGGCCGTGGCCGATGGCTACGGCCCCGAGCCGATAACCGAAAACCGGGCCGCCGCTTTCGCGCTGCTGCGCTACGACCCGCGCCCGGCGCTGCGCTTATCGGCCAACCTGCGCCAGGCGGCGCTGCCGGCCGGGCTGGCTCCGCTCGCGCCTACCGTGGGCGCCGAGTGGGACCTCTACCAGGCAGCCGCCACCGACTCACTGGCCGCCACCCGGCCGGGCCTCACCCTGAAAGCCAGCGCCTCGCGCACCTACCGCGCCCCTACGCTCAACGAGCGCTACTGGCAGCCGGGCGGCAACCCCGATTTGCGCCCGGAATCGGGCATGGGCTACGAGCTGGGCCTGCGCCACCGGGCGCGGCTGGCCCCGGCACTGGCGCTCGAAACCGAGCTGACGGCTTTTCACCAGCTCGTTGATAATTGGGTGCAGTGGCTGCCGCTGGGGCCGGGCGGCACTTATTCGCCGCGCAACCTGCGCCAGGTGCGCAGCCAGGGCCTCGAAGCCAGCACGGCGCTGCGGCTGCGCCGGGGCCGCTACCGGGCAGCCGGCCGGCTGGCTTACAGCTTTACCCAAACCCAGAAAACCCAGGACGTAGCCGCCGACACCGACCCCACCGGCATTCAGCTGGCCTATGTGCCGCTGCACCGGGCCACGCTCACCACCGACCACCAGTGGCGCGGCTGGCTGGCCAGCGCGGCCTACACCTTCACCAGCTACGTGTACACCGATGCCTCGGGCGACGGCTTTCTGCCGGCAGTAGGGCTGCTTAGCGCTACGCTGGGCCGCAGCATGGCGCTGCCTGGCCGCACCAGCCTCACGCTGCTGCTGCAAGGCACCAACCTACTCAACCATAGCTACGAGAGCTACCCGGCGCGGCCCGCGCCGCCGCGGGCCTGCACGGTATCGCTACGGCTTAATTATCACTGA
- a CDS encoding DNA-3-methyladenine glycosylase, which translates to MVLPRTFYQRPDVLSIARELLGKHLCTRIDGELTTGRIVETEAYRHEGDPSLTLHLQRKRKQALALYQPGGQAYLYNVYRIHALFNITTHDAAHPDAVLIRAIEPLTGIDVMLRRRGLARPARNLTAGPALLSQALGLTPALNGEPLSGPLLWIEDAGILYEKEAIIASSRVGLEYAGPEAVALPWRFRLKDSKWTSPAR; encoded by the coding sequence TTGGTACTTCCCCGCACTTTTTATCAGCGCCCCGATGTGCTCAGCATTGCCCGTGAGCTGCTGGGCAAACACCTTTGCACCCGCATCGACGGCGAGCTGACTACCGGCCGCATCGTCGAAACGGAGGCCTACCGGCACGAGGGCGACCCGTCGCTTACGCTGCACCTGCAGCGCAAGCGCAAGCAGGCACTGGCATTGTATCAGCCTGGCGGCCAGGCGTATTTATACAATGTATATCGCATTCATGCGCTATTTAATATCACCACCCACGACGCCGCGCACCCCGACGCGGTGCTTATCCGGGCCATTGAGCCGCTCACCGGAATCGACGTAATGCTGCGCCGCCGGGGGCTGGCCCGGCCGGCCCGCAATCTTACCGCTGGCCCGGCGCTGCTCAGCCAGGCGCTGGGCCTCACGCCCGCCCTGAACGGCGAACCCCTCAGCGGCCCTCTGCTTTGGATAGAAGACGCGGGTATACTATATGAAAAAGAAGCTATTATAGCCAGCTCCCGCGTGGGGCTGGAGTATGCCGGCCCCGAAGCCGTGGCGCTGCCCTGGCGCTTTCGCCTGAAAGACAGTAAGTGGACCAGTCCGGCCAGGTGA
- a CDS encoding cation diffusion facilitator family transporter, with the protein MSASPGLKRRLGLLSLAVSVVLVLTKFYAYRLTHSQVVLTDALESIINVFTSGFALYSLYLADLPKDENHPYGHGKVEYLSIGFEGALIFIAGAFILYSAGLGLLHPHPVARPDWGVALLASTSLVNFGLGLWLIRAGRRVQSVALVGDGQHLYVDALTSIVSSAALVLVHFTGIIRFDAGAALGLGGFILFNGYKMLRSAVGGLMDESDIATVAEVIAELQRLRRPCWIDVHNLRVQRYGANLHIDCHMQMPYYYSLEHIHRELHEIEELIRARFAAVEVEMFVHADPCSFAACSLCHMPDCPVRHHAFEHEVSWDVHNAVKDERHHLLGA; encoded by the coding sequence ATGTCCGCATCTCCTGGCCTCAAGCGCCGCCTGGGCCTGCTCTCGCTCGCGGTGAGCGTGGTGCTGGTACTTACCAAGTTTTACGCCTACCGCCTCACCCACTCGCAGGTGGTGCTGACGGATGCGCTGGAGAGTATTATCAACGTATTTACCAGTGGCTTTGCGCTTTACAGCCTCTACCTGGCCGACTTGCCCAAGGATGAGAATCATCCTTACGGCCACGGCAAGGTAGAGTATTTATCGATTGGGTTTGAAGGAGCGCTGATTTTTATTGCCGGCGCATTTATTCTCTATAGCGCTGGCCTGGGCTTGCTGCATCCTCACCCCGTGGCGCGGCCCGACTGGGGCGTGGCGCTGCTGGCCAGCACTTCGCTTGTCAACTTCGGCCTGGGTTTGTGGCTGATACGGGCCGGCCGGCGCGTGCAGTCGGTAGCCCTGGTGGGCGATGGCCAGCACCTGTACGTCGACGCGCTCACGAGCATCGTTTCGTCGGCGGCGCTGGTGCTGGTGCATTTTACCGGCATTATTCGCTTCGATGCCGGCGCGGCGCTGGGGCTGGGCGGCTTCATTCTGTTCAACGGCTATAAAATGCTGCGCAGCGCCGTGGGCGGCCTGATGGACGAAAGCGACATTGCCACCGTGGCCGAAGTTATTGCCGAGCTGCAGCGCCTGCGCCGCCCCTGCTGGATAGATGTCCACAACCTGCGCGTGCAGCGCTACGGCGCCAACCTGCACATCGACTGCCACATGCAGATGCCTTATTACTACTCGCTGGAGCATATTCACCGCGAGCTGCACGAGATTGAGGAGCTGATTCGGGCCCGCTTTGCGGCAGTCGAAGTAGAGATGTTTGTGCATGCCGACCCGTGCTCCTTTGCCGCCTGCTCGCTGTGCCACATGCCCGACTGCCCGGTGCGCCACCACGCCTTCGAGCACGAAGTAAGCTGGGACGTACACAACGCGGTGAAAGACGAGCGGCACCACCTTTTAGGCGCGTAA
- a CDS encoding Nramp family divalent metal transporter, with product MPGAGATFWQRFRAYWGPGLLVAVGYMDPGNWATDLAGGARFGYTLLSVVLVSNLFAMLLQHLAAKLGIVTGRDLAQACRDHYSRPVAISLWVLCEIAIAACDLAEVIGSAIALNLLFGLPLPWGVAFTTLDVLLVLLLQNKGFKVIESLVAGLIFLIFVCFLYEILASHPNWLGLARGLVPQRAVVTNPAMLYVAIGILGATVMPHNLYLHSSIVQVRQIEPTEAGKRQAIRFATIDSTVALFLAFFVNAAILVTAAAAFHGKGHEDVADIADAHKLLTPVLGAGAASVVFAIALLASGQSSTLTGTLAGQIVMEGFLNLRLKPWVRRLITRLVAVVPALVVAVLYGEKGTGQLLIFSQVVLSLQLSFAVVPLVLFTSDKLKMGVFVNKPWVRLLAWAVAGLIIGLNIFLLWQTVAG from the coding sequence ATGCCGGGCGCCGGGGCTACTTTCTGGCAGCGGTTTCGGGCCTATTGGGGGCCAGGGCTGCTGGTAGCAGTGGGCTACATGGACCCCGGCAACTGGGCTACCGACCTGGCCGGCGGGGCCCGGTTTGGCTACACGCTGCTGAGCGTAGTGTTGGTTTCCAACCTGTTTGCCATGCTCTTGCAGCACCTGGCGGCCAAGCTGGGCATCGTAACCGGCCGCGACCTGGCCCAGGCCTGCCGCGACCACTATTCCAGGCCCGTTGCCATCAGCCTGTGGGTGCTGTGCGAAATCGCCATCGCCGCCTGCGACCTGGCCGAGGTTATCGGCTCAGCCATTGCGCTCAACCTGCTCTTTGGCCTGCCGCTGCCCTGGGGCGTGGCCTTTACTACGCTCGACGTGCTACTGGTCTTATTACTGCAAAACAAAGGCTTCAAGGTAATTGAAAGCCTGGTGGCCGGGCTTATCTTTTTAATATTCGTCTGCTTTCTCTACGAGATACTCGCCTCGCATCCCAATTGGCTGGGCCTGGCCCGTGGCCTGGTGCCGCAGCGCGCAGTCGTCACCAACCCGGCCATGCTCTACGTAGCCATCGGCATTCTGGGAGCCACCGTGATGCCGCACAACCTGTACCTGCACAGCAGCATTGTGCAGGTGCGCCAGATTGAGCCCACCGAGGCTGGCAAGCGCCAGGCCATCCGGTTTGCGACCATCGACTCGACGGTGGCGCTGTTTCTGGCGTTTTTTGTCAATGCGGCTATTCTGGTGACGGCCGCCGCGGCATTTCATGGCAAAGGTCACGAAGACGTGGCCGACATTGCCGATGCCCACAAGCTGCTGACCCCGGTGCTCGGGGCAGGGGCGGCCAGCGTCGTGTTTGCCATTGCCCTGCTGGCCTCGGGCCAAAGCTCCACGCTCACCGGCACCCTGGCCGGTCAGATTGTGATGGAAGGCTTTCTGAACCTGCGGCTTAAGCCCTGGGTGCGGCGGCTCATTACGCGGCTGGTGGCGGTGGTGCCGGCGCTGGTGGTGGCCGTGCTCTACGGCGAAAAAGGCACCGGCCAGCTGCTGATTTTCAGCCAGGTAGTGCTATCGCTGCAACTCTCGTTTGCGGTGGTGCCGCTGGTGCTCTTCACGAGCGACAAGCTCAAGATGGGCGTATTTGTGAACAAGCCCTGGGTGCGCCTGCTGGCCTGGGCGGTAGCCGGGTTGATTATCGGGCTGAATATTTTTCTGCTTTGGCAAACGGTGGCCGGGTAA